The genomic region actgttctaaaaaattaagtctattaaaaaaaagaaagaaaaaacagccaagtgcagtggctcatgcctgtaatccagcactttgggaggctgaggcaggcagatcacctgaggtcaggagatcaagaccagcctggccaacatggtgaaaccccatctctactaaaaatacaaaaagccaggcttagtggcgggcacctgtaatcccagctacttgggaggctgaggcaggagaatctcttgaacccaggaggcggaggttgcagtgagccaagatcgcgccactgcactccagcctgggtgacaagagtgagattccgtatcaaaagcaagcaaacaaaacaaaatttcccTCAAAGAGCTTATAGACTAGTTGGCAATCGTTAGTTGAAATCTTGGTGGAATTGATACAAAATAATTctgctaggattttttttttgtttcaaaaaaattgtCATATATATTTGGGTGGTGACAATACTACAACTACTTAGAAggaacctaattttaaaaatgtttttcagggATTGAAAGTGAAATGCTATCCTGGAATATAATAAAGAGAAACCACAAAAAAAGAGGGATTGTAACAATCACATACAAAATGTTACAGTATTTTAAACTATAAGATGAAGTCTCTATAGGGAAAGGGTTCTTTTTCATCCcccattaactcaaaagtttcCTGTAGCCAAATCTTAGGGGATCCGGTTGTTTTCCAGTGCTTCTCACCTGAGCATACAATCAAACTGGGAAGTTCTTTATCTTAACACCAAATGTCATACTTTCCCTAGATTTAGCTAATTTTCTCCCTATGTCCGTTGGTTCGCTCTTCACCCCTAGAGAATCACTGCAtaagtcactgcagccttgacttcctgggctcgagattcccccacctcagcctcccaaagtgctgggattacaggcatgagccaccgtgcccagcccgctGACGTATTTTCTGAACAAATGATGCATTGTAGCCAGGAATCTCTAGTGATATTTTGTTTCAGGCATCGTGGGGAAAGACTATAATCAGCtattttattcttgaaatttaggaaaaataattgcTCTGTCTTAAAACAGTGAGAGAATATTTTTTGAAGTATGGCAGCTTTTCCGAATCCCCACTTTATATCTTCCTATGTTCTGAAATCTTAGGACCTTCGATGGTTCCGGAATCGAATCACCCTGCagcaatttattttagaaaataaggcaaaccggctgggcgcggtggctcatgcttgtaatcccagcactttgcgaggccgaggcgggcggatcgcttgagctcaggagttcgagaccagcctgggcaacacggcgaaacctcgtctctactaaaaatacaaaaattagccaagtggcgcgcgcctgttgtcccagctgctcgggaagctgtggagggagaatcgcttgaactcaggagacggaaattgcggtgagccgagatcgcgtcactgcactccagcctgggtgacacagtgagatcctgtctcaaaaaagaaaaaaataaagaaagaaaagaaggcaaacCAGTAAAACAAGAATTTCTGTACAGTCCGCGCCTATCCATAGCAAAATGGAGGACTTCTCCAGGGAACTGCAACTCCCAAGAAGCAATGCGAGGGAAGGTGGAGGTCGCTATTTTTTCCCCGTCTGCACCTCTAGGTCCAATATTGGAAATAGGTGCTGACGTTTAAATAACACAGCGTCCTCATACTAAATCTGGGGGGGAATTGGTAACTCGAAAACCAAATACTCGGTCTTCCGAGAGAACTAACTCAACCTACTCCTCTACAAGAAGGTCCGAAACCATTGTTACGCCCATTGGGTAGCCCCGCCCTTGGTGGGGGAAGGGCGCGAAAGCGGAAGTGACGACACCCGGCGCTCCGTTAAATAGCCGTAGACGGAACTTCGGCTTTCTCTCGGCTTTAGCGCCATTTTCTTGGGTAAGTGTTTTTGGTTCCTGTGCTCGGATTCCGTGTACAATCCATAGACATCTGACCTCGGCACTTACCATCATCACAGCAAACTAACTGTAgcctttctgtctttccttgtAGAAACCTCTGCGCCATGAGAGCCAAGGTGAGCGGTTCCTGGTAGTAAGCTTGGGAACGTAGGAGTTGGCGAGTAGTAGGGGGGAGACTAAGGCAAGTCCGCCATACCTCCTGAACTACTGGGTTTCAAGGGTGCCCAAGAACTGGTGGGAGAGAAAAGGTAGTTTGTGAGAGAGCTAGCGGTTAAGTGCTATGGGTACAGAGGGTGGGATTAGAAAAGGGTGGAATTCTGATTTTATGTTGGGAGGGTGTCCAAGTTACTGATGTAGTTGTTCCGACCAATCTTTCATACTTCTTGGTTAAGAATCTGTACGGTTCTAAAGAGTGCACTTCATATTCCTCCTAAGCCTACTAATAAGcttcatctcttctttttttaaaaaaattatctgctgCTTGTGATCGGTTGCTAGTGGAGGAAGAAGCGAATGCGCAGGTATGTTGAGACTTTGCTAGCCCAGGAGGAGGGAAGTTCCTTGGACAAAACTTAGGAGAAACATTTGGTTTGGAAATCTTAAAAGATCTTTAGAAGGAAAACGTTTGAGTGTTTTCTTCCTAGAGCCAAGGATTGAACAGAACAGAGGACGATAGAACCGTAGTGCTTGTTCATTTTACCACCTCATTCTTTATATGGACGTTTGATTTAATGTGGGAGGGAAAGACAACTCTGGTTTGAGGATAGGTGTATTCCATTCCTGTGTCTGCTTTTCAGGCTGAAGcgcaaaagaagaaagatgaggcAGAGGTCCAAGTAAACCGCTAGCTTGTTGCACCGTGGAGGCCACAGGAGCAGAAACATGGAATGCCAGACGCTGGGGATGCTGGTACAAGTTGTGGGACTGCATGCTACTCTACTGTCTAGAGCTTGTCTCAATGGATCTAGAACTTCATCGCCCTCTGATCGCCGATCACCTCTGAGACCCACCTTGCTCATAAACAAAATGCCCATGTTGGTCCTCTGCCCTGGACCTGTGACATTCTGGactatttctgtgtttatttgtgGCCGAGTGTAACAACCATATAATAAATCACCTCTTCCGCTGTTTTAGCTGAAGAATTAAATCGTCTTGTCTATTATGTTTTTTATGGTTCCATCGGGTGGGGGTTTTCTGTCATTACAGTTTGCCCTGTCAGTACCTGTGCTATGGAGGGTATCAAAGCTATAAAGGCAACAGCCTGGGTTATGTGGTGTGGTTTGCATCTCGCTGGAGTTGGATGGGATATGGTACATCTCTGGAGGCAGGTTTTAGGTTTCGCGGGTTATTTGGGGCCAATACTGGTACCGCCCCTTTCCAGGAGGCCTGCCTTGGCGACTACCGCTTCGTAGACCACGTCGTCCCTTTGGGTTGGGTTGCCATGGTGACACGCAAAGCGTGCTGGGAACTTCCTGCGGCATGTCGCACGCGTACTTCGTACACCACAGAGTATAGTTCCGGGTCTGGGGGCTAGAGCGTCACTTCTTCCGCAGGAAGCGGAAGAGCGATCGGGTAGGCGGCTCTTTGTCGAAGCTAGAGGACCGGCAGGCGGCAGCAGCAACTACGGCGGCGGCGGCAGGTGAGGGAGGCGGGAGACTTAGGTGGAGGCCGCGCCCGGAGGGGAGGAGTCGGGGCCGGCCCAGCGGCTGGGCTCGGCCGGGCCACACAAGGCCCCCCAGAACCGAGCTGGCTCGTCCTCACACCCCAGGGCAGTGCCCCTTTTCTGAGTGACCCCGCATCGCGAGCAAACGCCAGCTTCGTGACGTCACAACCCTGCCCATCCCCTCAGCTTGATGACACCTGGAGCTCCAGCTCCCCGCTTCACTTCGCGCGCCCTTAGTGTCCCATTCACGTAGCCCACGGCTGAGCGCCGGCGGCACTGCACGGAACCTGCCAAGCTAGAAGACTTGCTGCGGGAAAACTCCTAGGACTTCTTTCGCAAACTCTAGGGTGTTGGGAAGCGTCACAATCACTGCCTTCAAGTCTAATCGGCCATCCCAATGCACTGTCAGACGCTGCCCTTTTAAGGTTCCTCACTAGCTATTACTAACTCCAACCCTTAGCCGGGCTCTGACCCTCACATCCTCTTTCATCTTGAGGCAGGGCGCCCCGCACTCTTTGTTCACTCAGGGCTGGTTTTCCAACCCATCCTCCCAGTCCCTCCGAATTAGTTTTATCTCTTACTCTTCTTACTGGCAACTTCTCCCTTGGAGAGGTGAAGTTCAATTTGAACCCTGAGGAAATCCTGACGTTCCCGAAGCTTTGCCGTTTTGTCAGATTTCTTTCTTGTGACAACCACCCCATAGTCCTCCACTCTTACTCCTTCTTCCACCCAAGTCTCTGTTTTTCTTCCTGCTCAGAACCCAGCAGTGATGTGGAGGTGGAGACCCACAGGAGCCCCGGACTTCACCTGAGCTACCTCAGGTATCAATTCTGGGAGAGTTGGGTGGGGAGGAGCATCATAACATTATCTGCTGCTGGTGCGACTTGCAACGTGAGCCAGGCTTGGATAGATGGCATTTGTACTTCACCCGGTCATTCCCCTTTACTAAaagtttgtatcttcttttaccACTTCTTTCCTTGATTGCTTCTATTCTAGGACTACCTCTCTTTAGAGGAGGAGGACCCTCTTACAGATTCTCTTGTAACTCTGGCCTCTGGTTTGGTTAGTTCATTTTAGGGAGATCTGAAGGCAAAGTCACagcagtggggtgggggtgggtcaAGGCCAAAGTAATCAGGAAAGATTCCCTTATGCTCAAAGGGAACAATATGAAGTTTTCCTATTTCAGCAGCAGGGGGAGCCTGAACACCGCATAGGAAAGGTTTGGGAGGTCAGACACGTGGTAGCAGGGACTCCAGGTCTTACTGGGGGTGGAGAGAGGGGAGGGCTAGAACCAGGGCAGTGGACTGACATTCCAAAGCTCTCTTGGGAAATAGGAGACTTAAAAAGCTTTTATGGAGTCTATAAATAAAGAGGATCTTTATGGGTTGAGGAATGGTGTGGTTGGATGTCAGTGGGATCTTCACATAGGGGAGTAGGAAGGGGGTGGGGAATGgggaaaggtcacttgttcctgTGAAATTAACTCCTTCCCACTTGACCTTATCACAAATGGTTTGTCCTGGGAAATCTAGAAGTGGAGACTCTAACTTAGAACTCCTACCCTGAAATAGAGGGGGCTGACCTCTCTGCGGTTGACAGTGATGACGGCTGGGAGGGAATACTAAAATATGACAGGTTTTGAGACTCCCCTCAAGCTGGTGACACCAGTCTCTTCACCCAGGATTTCTTGGCTTCTAGAGATTTGATGTGTACACAGCCCTCacctgaggaaaaggaaaaggggtTAAGGAAGTTTTGTTACCAGTGTCCCATCTTCTACAGCCCTAGTAGCTCAGTAGCCCATCTTGGGCACTATTTCCAGTCCTCCCAGACTATTCAGATACTGACTGCAGTTTTAATTTCACTTCCACAACTTTAATAAGGTCAGCTCAGAAGGAAAGATGAAATCCAACACTATTTTTTCCCTGCTCCCTCCTGGGCCTATCATCATTAGTGAAATAAGGTGGCTTCACCCCAACTCCTTCCCTCCTCCGTTAGCCAGGCAAGTGTGAATCATTCTGACCCAGACCATGTGCACAAAAGCCTGGGAGGGACTTTTGATGAGTCAGACATTTCAGCCAGAATTCTTATCCCTTAGATTCTCCATCTCTAAAGCCATTGCCCCTCTGGGCTGCCTGCTTTATAGTCAGGAAGAGTGGGATCTCCCTGGAGGACTCCTGTTTGATACAGTTCTCCTCTTTTGTAGTGGTCACCAAGAGTGGCAAGATAAAGAAAACCCTGAGTTGGGCGGGACCAGGATGCCTGACCGGGACAGCTATGCCAACGGTACCGGGAGCAGCGGTGGAGGCCCTGGAGGCGGTGGCAGCGAGGAGGCCAATGGCGCAGGGGCAGGGAGTGGCGGGGCCAGCTCAGATGCCATCTGTAGAGACTTCTTGAGGAATGTGTGCAAGCGCGGCAAGCGTTGCCGATATCGCCACCCAGACATGAGCGAGGTGTCCAACTTGGGGGTGAGCAAAAACGagttcatcttctgccatgacttCCAGAACAAGGAGTGTAGCCGCCCAAATTGCCGTTTCATCCATGGCTCCAAGGAAGATGAGGACGGCTATAAGAAGACAGGAGAGCTTCCCCCACGGCTGAGGCAGAAAGTAGCAGCTGGCCTTGGCCTTTCACCGGCTGACCTACCAAATGGCAAGGAGGAGGTCCCTATCTGCCGTGACTTTCTCAAGGGTGACTGTCAGAGAGGAGCCAAGTGCAAGTTCCGTCACCTGCAACGGGATTTTGAGTTTGATGGTCGGGGTGGAGGAGGCACTGGTGGGGGCTCAACAGGCTCAGTCCTCCCAGGACGACGTCATGATCTCTATGATATCTATGACCTTCCTGACAGGGGCTTTGAGGACCATGAGCCAGGCCCAAAACGCCGGCGAGGTGGATGCTGCCCCCCTGATGGCCCTCATTTTGAGTCATATGAATATAGCTTGGCTCCACCGCGAGGGGTGGAGTGCAGACTGCTAGAGGAGGAGAATGCCATGCTCAGGAAGCGGGTAGAGGAGTTAAAGAAGCAGGTCAGTAACCTGCTGGCCACCAATGAGGTATTACTGGAACAAAATGCTCAGTTCCGCAATCAGGCCAAGGTCATAACCCTGAGCTCCACTGCACCAGCGACTGAGCAGACTCTGGCCCCCACTGTGGGCACTGTTGCCACTTTTAACCATGGCATTGCCCAGACTCACACTACTCTCAGCAGCCAAGCTCTACAGCCTCGTCCAGTGTCCCAGCAAGAACTGGTGGCCCCTGCTGGAGCTCCAGCTGCTCCCCCAACTAATGCTGCACCTCCTGCTgctccaccacccccacccccacacttgaccccagagatcacgccactgtcaGCTGCCCTGGCTCAAACAATTGCCCAGGGAATGGCACCCCCACCTGTCTCCATGGCTCCTGTGGCTGTATCTGTGGCTCCTGTGGCCCCTGTGGCTGTATCGATGGCCCAACCCTTGGCAGGAATCACAATGAGCCACACCACCACTCCCATGGTGACTTACCCTATCGCTTCCCAGAGCATGCGCATCACGGCCATGCCACACTGATGGGGCTAATGGACACTCCCCTGGTATAGCCTCGCAGGGCTGGGGTCAGGGGGCCCTTGTCCACTCACCTAGCCTTCCCCAGCCCTGTCTGAAGGGCTCCTTTGAGAACTAGGACAAGAGACTACAAGGAGTATGTCCTGAGGAGGGGTTGGGATGGTGTCTTTTCTCTCACCTCCCTTTTATGAGGGTCCTCTTGTCCATCTTCAAGCCTCACAGTGGGGGCTTGCAGAGGAGTGCAGACTGAAGCCAGCAGAGAGGAAGGACTGACTGAGGGGCTGTGTCCTTTTATGGGAATTCGGGAACATCCCTCGTCTTGTCCTGTCTTCTGCACAGCACAGGTTCCAGCACtggttttggaagaaaaaaataccctGCCCACAGAGAAAGCCAGGAAAGATTGGGAAGTGGGTGGTCAGGAGAGAAGGCCTGATAGGAGCCTTCAGACAATTTGGGTCCTGGTTGGTTGGGTTGGACAGTAACAGGAATTGCTTCTGGGCCCTAGGAAGGCTGGGACCATAGTGCTCCAGCCCAAAGTCCAGGGGAGCATTCATTACCCTAGTTTGACCTGAAAATCCATAGGGCAGGGCCCACTActttccaaagaaataaaagaacaattatttttaacaaatggagGCAGTGAAAACTTGCTTAGATATTCCGTGTGGAAGATGGGAGCAGTAAATAGATCTCATGCCAAAATGGGATAAAGACCCCAGCCTCACATAGCCTTGGTAAGATGGACAGAAGCCAGTGAAGAAGGATAGGGACCCAGAACAAGACCAAATGGGGCTTTGGGGAAGGCACTTTATGGGGTAAAAGCTTTGGAGCCACCTAGTCTAGTTTAAAAATAGTGCCATCTGTTTCTGGTCTCTGTCTGTATGTGCTATTCCCAGGTTGCCTTAGTAACCAGGGCTCCTAGGGTCATTTAGCAGGGCAGGCAGTAAGGAGAGTGTATTTGCTGAGAAATGGGGATGGGATGTTACATAGTTGACAGATCCTTATTCAAACAGCAGGACAGGTGGAGTTGATGGCAATTGCCGCTCAGTTGATGGCAGTTAATGTCCCTCCTACCCCACCTCTTCAGTGGCCAGTTCCTTAAGCCTTCAAGGCTTGGGGGGTCTGGGAAAAGAGAGTCCTTCTAGGGATACAAGCCTCAgggtccattcctttcctctgtcCCCACATAGGACCAGAAGTTTTAAATCTACTTAAGTGAGTAAGGCCAGGGGCCCCAGTAGTCAAACCTCAGTTCCTCCTCAGCTCACGGCTGATGTAGGGAAAACAACTCAGGTGTCTAGTCTAATGGGACAGTAGATTTGGGGGTAGAGAGTGATCCTGGATTGTGTTCCCCCTCATCATGTCTCCTGCTACCTCTTGCTCTCTTGTCTGGTTGATCACTCAGGTCACATCTGGCACTGGAGATGGTGGGCTAGGTCAAGgccagtcattaaaaaaaaaaaagcctaaagacTAAAAGTGGGCTAACATTGTGGATTTTAGAAACAACACATTGATAAGCTTAATGTTTTTTGGGACacgattttttttgtttgttttttttgagatggaatcttgctcagtcaccagaccggagtgcagtggtgcaatctcggttcactgcaacctgcgcctcctgggttcaagcgattctgttgcctcagcctcccgagtagctgggactacaggcgcccgccaccacgcccggctaatttttttattttagtagagacggggtttcatcgtgttggccagaatggtctcgatctctcgtgatccgcctgcctcagcctcccaaagtgctgggattacaggcgtgaaccaccgtgcctggcaattcTAGACTATTAAAAGAGATGGTTTAAGAGCATTTAGAGAAGAATGTAACCATAGATACCAACATGAATTCTCAGTCAAATCCTGACTGACTTTATTTCCTCCTTGCCAAGTTATCTTCAAAGAGGTAGATTTGGGAAACTTTAGACATTGTATGTCTTGTATGTATTTACTCCAGCTGAAGACCACCAAGAATACACCTGGTAATTGAGCAAGTTGGGTTTAATGCTCACTGCAGTGAGGGGGAGGGCTTACCGTTGGGGATAACGTGGTGTGTCTCAGCATGAGGGTGTTAGGAACGACTTAGAGAACTTAGACTTTGGTTAACTGATTTTGGGGAAGATTCAAGAAAGTGGGTGTTCTTTTGGATTGGGTGCTGTTAAGGGAATCCAGGATAATTGGGTAGCTTGTCTAGAAGAAGGGCAGACAAGTGAACCTAAGCGCAGTCAATGATGAAGTCACTCACTAGCTGGGAAAGGGGATGTTTGCTGTTTTGTGGTTTGCACACTGACCTTGTTTTGTGCTTAAACAAAATTGTgtagtgattttgttttttgtctcaCTTCATCACAGTCACTGAGTGACCTTGTCTGATGCTGGTGTTTTGTGAGATTGTTTGTGTCCAAGAGAACTCATTGGCTACCTGTAAGCAGCAGGTCAGCCCTAACAGCTCTGAAGCCTGGCTGTGTCAGGCCAGTTCCCAGATTACAGGAGCTGCTTTCCTCTCTCTCACCTTCTAAGTCATCACAGATAAGAGGAAAATTACGGGTCAGTTAATAGTAGCATTTTTTCCATGCAAATGGCTCTGgtcaaaaaataatgagaaaaaaatagtagCATTTGGTAGAATCAAACTGAACACTTAGTGTTGGTTAGTGCATTTATGTTAGAGAAATCTCTGTTCTCTAGTGATAAGCCCAAGGGctatgttttattataaaaagaaaaaacccaactTGGGTAAACATATAAAAAACCCATTTATCAACAGTAACA from Pongo pygmaeus isolate AG05252 chromosome 10, NHGRI_mPonPyg2-v2.0_pri, whole genome shotgun sequence harbors:
- the RPL41 gene encoding small ribosomal subunit protein eS32; amino-acid sequence: MRAKWRKKRMRRLKRKRRKMRQRSK
- the ZC3H10 gene encoding zinc finger CCCH domain-containing protein 10, producing the protein MPDRDSYANGTGSSGGGPGGGGSEEANGAGAGSGGASSDAICRDFLRNVCKRGKRCRYRHPDMSEVSNLGVSKNEFIFCHDFQNKECSRPNCRFIHGSKEDEDGYKKTGELPPRLRQKVAAGLGLSPADLPNGKEEVPICRDFLKGDCQRGAKCKFRHLQRDFEFDGRGGGGTGGGSTGSVLPGRRHDLYDIYDLPDRGFEDHEPGPKRRRGGCCPPDGPHFESYEYSLAPPRGVECRLLEEENAMLRKRVEELKKQVSNLLATNEVLLEQNAQFRNQAKVITLSSTAPATEQTLAPTVGTVATFNHGIAQTHTTLSSQALQPRPVSQQELVAPAGAPAAPPTNAAPPAAPPPPPPHLTPEITPLSAALAQTIAQGMAPPPVSMAPVAVSVAPVAPVAVSMAQPLAGITMSHTTTPMVTYPIASQSMRITAMPH